CATCTATACCCAGTACGTAAATAAATTAAAGGCAAAGGGACATTTCCCTCACAATAGCCATTGGCTTATGCAGCAGGGAACTCTTCTTTAATAAAAATCTCCTTAAATACTAACGTCCTAAGTGTCTAGTGCTGCCGCCTCTGGGTACCTGAGGTGTCTGTAACTGCAGTGGGCACCTTTCACAAATGTGTAGCTCAGTGGAGactctgatgttagtttcttttaTTACGTTGATATATGCGTGCTCAGCTAAGTTAAGCACTTATTTCACAAGTCCTTAATCTGCTTAATAAATCCTTATAATATTTggtataaaactatttttaaaaattaaattggaagATCTTTGAATTTTccattaaatgtttattaataattatCCCCACTGGACAGCCTGAGGGGTAAAGTAGATGCTCTATTAGTTCTTCTCTATCTTGTAagttctctttttctagaataatAAATATAGGATTCAGTGAAAGATGAGGCACGATTCatagtttcctttcctttttactcTCCTTGTTTTTTTTGAGTTAATGGGCTTTTCTATTGCCACAAAAAGTCATTACTAATCATGCCGACTTAAAAACGTGGATCTTGAGAGTACAGCTTCACATCAGAGCCTCTGGCAGCATGGACAGCGGTGACACTTTAAAACAGTGTCCAGGAGAGGGTGAGCCCAGGCAAAGCTTATACAAAGAAGCCTGCAGTAGACAATATAAACCAAACAGCATAAAAAATGCCATACGCTATCGCTTCCAAATAAAAGCTAAATATTACAGAAACCTCACAGTGTTGGAAAAAgcaagtttaatttaaaatatagtcaCTCCTTCCCTCTCAGGGTGAGCCATTTTTTGTCTGAATTTCCTCCATGTCTCAGTGCTGCCTGGCAGGGCCTATGGGAGAGTTCATCTCAAAAGAGGTCAACAGCAAATGCTACAGATCTGTGTGGGAAATGTGGCTCATCAACATTGCTAAAGCTATAACCCTCATTCTTTAGCCTGGCTTTCCCCACTTCCCACTCCTCCCCGAACGCCCTTCCACATCTACTCCCTTCAAGTGACAACTGTACTTCTACCTGAATTCAAACATTAATATGATATACTCAGTCAAAAGATGAGCATTCATAGTGACAGGTTGAGTGAGGCTCACTGCAGTGACCACAGCAACAAAAGTTAGGGTTTGCATTCACTTTCACCAGCAAATCTAAGTGAAGAACTAAGAATGAAGTGGTGCCTGATGGGGACAAGGGTTTTTATCTGGGCAATTTCATTCTGTTTAGAAACTGACccaatttaaaaaggaagatgTATTTTACTAGCACTGGGGGAAAGGACGGGGCactcttgtttttttctctgatgGACTGAGTATGGGGGGTAAAGCAACAGTAGGGATTATCAGATTTGGGAGGAAACAGGTCAAGGCCATTGGTAATCAACTCTTCAGATATGTACGAGGTGGACTCCTAAGCAGTTAACATACCCTAGAGAACCAAAAGCTCCCAAACCCTGTGAACATGAATGTTCTAGCTCTCCAGGAGCAAGAAAGAAGCTGCAGGCTAAGAAGCTGCATGCTGCACTGAAGTGAGAACGGGTGACAGGCATTCAATAAGCCCTGGAGCATCAGCTATCTCTGCCCACCCTCAACGGAGTTCTGAGAAAACCTAAGAATCAATTTAAACCAAACCATGTGCTTGCCCTAGACCTGAACCAGGGATCTGCTACAGAACTGGGATAGCCAGGAGTGTCCTTTGGCTCAGCATGGAACATGTGCTAGTCTATTGCTTCTTTATATGACCTGCCCCTTCTTTAGAATGAAGGGGTATTCATGCCAGTCTCAGAAGTATGGAATGATTAAATGACAGCAGCAAGTAGGGAGGGTATGACATATGAAAACCATCCCACTTTGCATGGGGAAATTTGTTCCATGCATCTCACTCCACTCTTCAGCTGCTATCCCCAAAAAAGGAAGTTTGTTTTAAACCCTTGAAGGTTACTTCCTTTGTGGGAATAAACCCTTTAGACTTCATCTCCCATCTTGGAGCCAATCCCATCCAGCAAACTGCTAGCCCAGGGCCCCTCCTCACGTGCTCTGTCCAGGGCTGCTCACATCCGGAGGGTTCTTCTGGTGCTGCAAGGAGGTCCTGATTAGCAGGGGAATCACATCATGGAGAGAAAACATGGCTGCTCTCCTGTGTGGATATGATTGATTTACCCCCCCGCCCCGCTTTCCTCCACCCAGATCCCTCTATATTCAGAAGCAACTGATGAAAGGATCTTCATAGAAgttacttcttttgtttttaggaAAGGAGGGAACTCCCAAACTCATTCAAAAGAAAGAGACTACAAAATTTATGACAGGACACGAATCACCTGGCACCTTCTACTCTAGACCCAGCAAGGCAAACCTAGTAATCTGTTCCTGCAGTAGCCTTATTTCCTATAAGAGGAAAGATGTATGGACACCAATACACAAAAGCCAGTCTTTGATACATGCCTCCCATTCAGGAAAATGTCTGTGGTCTGCCTTCATCATTGTTGCTGGACTGCACCTGAGCTTGGAGATGGGTTTCTGAGATTCTTGCATTGCCCTGCACTGTTCTTTGAGTGTAAAAAAGGATGTAGGCCTGGGTTTTGCACACTTCCTCGACACTGCATACATTCAGCTTTGAGTCATTGCAGTGGACCCAAAAACCTAGGAaaccaaaggagaaaaagagagaaaatgactaCCCAATTCATATTTCCAGTCAGCAGGCAAAATCAGGAGATGAAGAAAGGGACAGAGAAGTTCTGAATAGAGCCAACCCTCGATTATTGGTGGGGAAGGGACAGGTAAATGAAACTGACAGACTTTTGTGTATCCACTGGCTTTAACCCCACCAAGCCCCACGGTACTGCTTATCGACtgactgcaatttttttttttttttttttttgagacagagtctcgctctgtcacccaggctggagtgcagtggtgggttctcggctcactgcaagctccacctcccgggttcacgccattctcctgccattctcctgcctcagcctctcgagtagctgggactacaggtgcccaccaccacgcccggctaattttttgtatttttagtagagacggggcttcaccatgttagccaggatggtctcgatctcctgacctcgtgatccgcccgcctcggcctcccagagtgctgggattacaggcgtgagccaccgcacccagccgactGACTgcaatttttatctttgttttcttcaggCTTTTTCATTGTCCACTAGGGCCTTCTAGAAAGAGCTGCGATACTGCAGGCTAAGCAATGGggagatgaggaggaagaggaggaggagaggagaaatggAAATAGAGGGGAGTGATGAAGGAAAATTTAGAAGgaacaaaaaagtatttattcaCAAGCTCTGGCTGCCCCAAGGGCTGTGCAGTTCAAGAAGAGTGAACAGCTGAAAACACATCTGCAGCCCATCAGTCAGTGCAGTAGCTGGAAGACTCCACTCTGGAGGATGAGGACCTAAAGCTCCTCTGGAGGGGCCCTTGCATCCCCACACTTCCCATGGCAGGGGAAGTAGTAAGAACATAGTAAGCGCTCAGTAAATGTTCTCGGCTTTATTATAAGCTGCGGCTAGTGAGATTCATACAATATCTCCTTGAGATTACACAGGTTCTACTGTTTCTGCATAACCAAGAAGGAAACTGGGGTGTGCAGAAGTAGCATTACCACAAAACAGTAATATTATCAATAACCAATACTTTTGATAATACTACAATATCCTCCAACACTGACTGAATAAGCACTATGTGCTAGGCAActgctctttttatttatttatttgagtcaggatctcactctgttgcccaggctagaatgcagtggtgaaatcatagctcattgcaacttcaaactcctgggctcgagcaattctcccacctcagcctcccaagtagctaggatcaccGGTGCACACCAttacacctggataatttttaaattttttgtagagatgcagtctcgctatgttgcccaggctagtcttgaaccctcggcctcaagcaatcctcccgcctctgcctcccaaagtgttggaattacaggtgtgagccattgcacagGGCCTAGgtcctgttctaagcacttttacATGTCAGTTCCTTTTAATTCTTAGAACAACCATATGTTGTTACTTAGTGATATACCCAAAATTTGAATCCAACtttcataattctttttattttttttgagataagagtcttgctctgtcacccaggctgaagtgcagtggcataatcttggctcactgcaacctctgcctcccaggttcaagcgattctcctgcctcagcctcttgagtacctgggattaccagtgcccgccaccacgcccggctaatttttgtactattttagtagagacggggtttaaccatgttggccaggctggtctcgaactcctgacctcaggtgatccacccaccgcggcctcccaaagcgctaggattacaggtgtgagccacggcgcccaacCCAATTTTCACAATTCTTTCCACTGGATTTTGATGTATGTAATTTCCCTCTAGGTAATCCATGGgatggaaataaaaggaaaacaataaaatgtggaCAAATCAACCCCTTTCCGTGTCCCCCACCCCACAGAGTAAAGCGCACGCACCTCCCTCTGTGTTGTAGCAATAGGCTGTGTAGTGTCCTGAGCCAAACCCTTTCCCGTGATGCATGACCACTGCGGAGAGATCATAGGCAAAGGTCTCTTTGTCAAGAGAGGAGAGCATGTCCCTGCAGCAGTAAGGTTCCATGGTTAATACCTGGTCAAAGACGACATGGACCCCAATCTTCTCTCGATGATTACGGCCAGACCACCTAGAACATGGATATAAGCTTGTTACTAGTAAAAACTGGCATATATAATCGTAGGTAGAGGTAGGTATTAATAAAACAGGAAACTGAGAAAATTTAACCTTCTGGTTTTGGTTTTCCCATCAATAAAATGGTGGTAATCAATGTtcacacttatttatttatttatttattttcagacagggtctcactctgttgtccaggctgcagtgcagtggtgtgattgataaaggctcactgcagcttcaaccttcccgagctcaggtgatcgccccacctcagcctcccgagtaggtgggactataggtgcacaccaccatgcctggctaatttttgcattttttgtagagacagggttttaaccatgttgccgaggctggtctcaaactcctgagctcaagcaatctgcctaccttggcctcccaaagttctagggttacagtcatgagccactgcgcctggcccatttattTGCTGTTAATGTTCCATGAAGTACTCTAAACCTAGAGATCCCTAAACAAGCAATTCAAgcaacagtctttttgtagtttccTGCCTGTGCTTCTTTTGCAGATTATTTTATACTTCATCCTGAAGATGAATCTACATAAGTCCAAGCCAGGCTAGAAAATCTTTAAGCACAGACACCCAGTGCAGGCTGGATAATTAATTACACAGGAGCATGAGAGCAAAAGCCCAGTCCTGCTGGGCTCCCACATCAATTTGCCTTAGTGGATGTGAACAGTTTAATCTCCATGGAAAACACGAGGTCTCAAGTGAACAGGCTTCCCCTCCCAACACCATAGAAGACATTTGCCCTCACCAAAGCCTTTGGAGCAGCTATTCCCACAGCTCTCACCCAGCTGGGACTCCCACAGCAAGCTCACCTGAATCTTTTAAGGTGCAGCCGGAGAACCTGAGGTAGTCTGTAGATCATTAACTGCTTTCTAGCTTCACTCAGAACAAGGGGTTTGGGATTGGATTTTCGTCGTTTGCCTATGTGGTTTGGGAAGGTATAAGACATAGGTTGTGAGGAGTTTTTTCTAGCTATGGCAGAGACAGTGACTTGCCATTCAATATGCATTCTCCATATTTCTCAGTATCTGAACCTCAATTTTTTGGGGGGCGCAATGTGACACTCTTTATGACTGCATTTCCCAGCTTCACATGCCTGCATGGTGTGGCCATGGAAGTTCTGGCTAAGATGAAAGGAATGACTGTGTGGGACTCTGCTTAGACAGGGCTGACTCAGTTGTAAGGTGCATCCCTTTGGCCTTCCCACTATCTGAAACCGCTGGAATTCCTCCTGGACCAAAAGGTAAACTTTGAAGACAGAAGTCTTGCAATAGGATagtaaaacagaaaacagaaatagctTGGGTCACTGATGACCATgcagccaccatgctggccctgAATGTCCTTCAGACTTGTTTTATGTAACAGAACAATAAAATCTCTCATTTTAAGTCATTGTTATTTGGGTCGACTGTTACAAGCAACTCAAATCTTTCCAATTTTTGCCATCAGCAACTTTGCgtataatggaatataatggaacgtGCAGCAGCAAGCACATAGAGTAGAAGCATATGTTAAGGTTCCATGTCTTCACAATGGCTTATAACTTCAATTATGATACCCcacaatatgattttaaaaagctttttgttTGCACTAGGTAAGCCTAATTCTACTTCCGGCTCACAACTAGTTGTGTGCTAATGGATAAGTTATTCAaaactctgaacctcagtttcctcaccagtAAAATAGGAAATAATGCATATCTTTCAGGCttagaaaaaaaaggataagatTACTAAATGATAGAgtatttaaacacatttttttctttagcatgaTTTGCTTATGGCATAttcaaacatttagaaaataaacttttatatttttatgctgtgcgtagtttttgaaacatatttcCTAGATAAAAGCACACTGCTGGACATGCAAGGACAAAGCTGACAGGTAGGCTAAATTCATCTACTCCAAAGCAGAACCAGTGATCAGTCTCTAATTTCGTTTCTAACTGTGGGGGAAATGCATTTCTCGaagtcctggcttcaagcagtcctcccaccttggcctcccaaagtgttgggattatgggtgtgagcccactgtgcccagccttgaggaaatgcatttctaaatttcagcaaataaataatggaaatagAGTTCTCTTAGTTTCTATCAGAAGcctttcctgtaaccatttacTGATGACTGTTTTGTTATATTAAATTGGTAAATGGATGAGAGTAGAAAATTAGTGGTCTACTGCAGTCCCTGCTAATTGTCTTGGGCTGTTGATATCATGGGCTCAGTGTTTGAAGAGCAACTGGGCATCTGATTCCAAGTCCTGTCTGTACTACTCATGAAAGGTAGCAAATCACAGCCAGATGATGTATCACAGAGCTTTCTGTGACAATAGGATGTGGAGGTGTAACTTCTCATAATAGACTGCATCAGAATGAGTGTGCCATAGGAGAAGCTTTTACCAGGGTGTAGTCGTCACAATACGTGGGGGCATGAACAGAAATGGAATTCACAGAGGGGCTTGGCCTTATTTTATATTCCTATTCaccatttttttgaaaattactgCAGCTCTGGCTAGGAATCCTGGCAGTGACTGCCACCTTCAGCAGAGGGAGTATGTGAGCTAAGATGAAGACAATATAGAGTCAGGCTTTGTTTCCCTAAAATGaaattcacaaagaaaaagaaattactgatTCAACTGAGATTGATCAGTTCTGTCTCCATTTCATTAAGCTGGCCAGGAAGACAGGTGGAAGACCGACAGTTTTGAAACTTCACAGGCAACAGATCAATGCATCTCATCCCCTCACCATAGGTTTCCTTCTCTGCCATTATTTGTACTTGCCTAGAGAAATCCTGATAAATTGGCATATCTGACAACTAAAGAACAATCCTTTCTTGTAAAGATAAACAAAAGTTATTTCTTGCCTAATCTATCATATCCAAAAATGATGGAGTTAAAGCTGTTAATATTCTTTTGTTCCTTACAAGTAAAAGGTTTCAGGaatcactgttttctttttttttaaatattactctAATGAAACAATTTGATTCACCTGACTCTGTATCTCAAAATGGAACAGGATAGGTGAGTCTATAGTTAACCAggtataaaatttcaaattttgttttgaaatggcaAAATGATATCGAGCATaactttgtggtttttgtttttgtttttattttccctaaaaGAGGTCTTGCTAtgccaccaggctggtctcaaactcctggcttcaggcaatcctcctgccttggcctcccaaagtgttgggattacaggtatgagccactacacctggcctcaagcctgACTTTTGATTTTTGTTCTGATTCTTCAAAGAGCGGAACAGGTTTcccacaatttattttattttattttattttattttattttattttattttatttttttatttttatttttattttttttgagacagcatctcgctctgtcacccaggctggagtgcagtggcgcccaCCTTggggtctcccaaagtcctgggattacaggcatgagccactgcacctggcctaagattttttttttcttcaaaactgGTAATCTAAACTATTATGTGACTGAAAATTGATTTCTAGGTCTCTGCACAGTCCATTAACTTTATACTTTTAGTTTCCAAATCTATATATGCCACAAACCCCAAACATAAGCATCCACATATTTGTTCTGCATTTCCTCTGTCCATACTGGATTAGCAGAAGCATTAAGTGTTAGTGTGGCAAGATGGAAGGGCCCTGATAACATGCCTCTGTAACCATATGTAAgagttccattttaaaattacagacaACACAGAAATACTTCCGTATGACCCTCTCTGAAATGTGAACTTTTCAGGCATgtgaacaataaaaacaaaatgcagaaaatatttcatgaagcTGCCACTGAGCAACGCACCCTAAGACTTGCTTTCTTGGTTCCACTGTACCAATCTTTAGCATCACTTTTGACAGACATTAAGTCTACCAGTTCAGTACAAAAGCTTGCTTTTCTGATATCGCACCCTTCAGAAAGGCTATACCATCTGGGTTTAGATTAAGTAAGAACTGTCAGACTCTACATTCATGAATTTAAGCAGCAGCCCCACAGCACTAAGAAGCTAAGTACTAACATTCTCAGAGTCCCCATTTCAGGAGCCACAACTTTAAAATCCCTTCCAAGATGACAACTAATGTCAATCAGGAGGTCAATCAACTCCTaggtctttgtttcattttttgttgttgttgttgttgttgttgttgtttgaaacggagtctcgctctgttgcccaggctggagtgcaatggcgcgatcttggctcactgcaccctccgcttcctgggttcaaccgattctcctgcctcagcctcccgagtagctgggattacaggcacctgccactatgcccagctaatttttgtatttttagtagagacagggtttcaccatgttggtcaggctggtctcaaactcctgacctcaagtgatctgtccgccttggcctcccaaagtgctgggattacaggcgtgagccaccacgcccagccttgttttgttttttaatacataattaaaacaagtccatgttttttgtttttagaaaaatgggagaaaaagatCTTTAAAAGATGCTTTAGAACCATTCAATATCATTAGTGTTACTTTTGACTAAAGAGGACAAAGCAGCACCTTAAACTGATATTCCAATTATTCTTCCCCACTACGCCCCCTCCTCCACACAGCACTCACTGTTACACTGGTCACAAGCGTAGATTCTCCCTTCCAGGgcctctgtctctgtgaatttggcCAGCATCTCAGTGAGCAAGCACTCTGTTTGATTCAAAGGGACAAACCCCTTTTCTATGCAGTGATAGCGTTCAGGGAATTCCAGGGATAGGTCCCAAAAGGGCTCAATGGTATTGGATTTGTAATTGCATGATATACATGTGACCTAGAATGAAAAGATTGATTTACAGATTATATAACTTCCATGCTTCCTGTGTACAGTTTTACTTGCTTCATAAGACACACTTTATCAAAACTAAgtgtataattttcaaaaaatagtaatattaaaataataaacataacttTAAAAGAATTAGAGTATATTATTTCTGATGTACATTTCTAACTATGGGATGCTAGCTGGAATTTAAAAACCATACTGCATAGAGACTATACTAACCCCCCTTTTCACCTCTCCCAAAATATGCTCTACCATTCAATAGTACAGTAGTACAGACTGCAAGTTATCATGCAGTCACTCAAGGGATCAGTCTGACAGAGATTTGCAGGTCCCTGCCTGCTTCCCTCACCCTGGCATTCCTCCTCGTGACTTCAGACCTTCCATGGGGCCCAGCATGCCTCTCTTTTTGCCTTTGTTACTTGCAGAAGCCCTACACTGAACCCCTCTGTCTGCAGagcctcaaagtgctgtgattagacCTCCATTCCCACTATAACCTTCCCAGGTGCACCTTTCTTCCTAAGGGGAGGGGAGACAGAAGAAGTGCTGATAAATACTCCCCCTTTTACATGCTCAAAAACAAAAGCCTAATTAAACTttccctttccatcccattcatcATTCTTTCAAAGCCCTAAAAACCAAGACACAAACATAGTGTAGAGGTTTTACCTGAAACTCTTAAGTTGCTCACCAACCCACCCCCcaccatgtttttttgtttgttttttggttttttttgagacagagtctccatctgtcacccaggctgtagtgcaatggcacaatctcggctcaccgcaacctccgcctcctgggcttaagcaattctcctgcctcagcctcccaagtagctgggattacaggcatgcgccaccacgcccggctaattttgtatttttagtagagacagggtgtcaccatgttggccaggctggtctctaactcctgacctcaggtgatccacccaccttggcctcctgaagtgctgggattacaggcatgagccaccgtgcccggcacacCTGCCTTTTTTTAACTATAGAAATACTCTTTCTGCATATTCTCGCAAGGCCCTGTCTAAGCATCTTTGCTTAGGTTACATGGCTAAAGATGCAGGAAATAAAAGGTAATGGGGAACAGGAAGGAGGCTTGCACTGGCCTTTAGCATGCTCCCAGCTACCTTCCTTCCCTGTATGTAAAGAAGGGAGATTGCTCTTTCAAACTATTATGGAACCAGGGTTACAAGCAAACTCTGTTCCCTCAAATTGATCAAAGGATGGCACACCAACAATGGGTACTTAATTATAACAATGAGAATATTATATTACCCCTATCTTCAATAACAATTAAAGATATTCACTGAAAATTAAGCGATGTGGCAAGTTAAACTAAAAATCTGGCCGGAAAGACACTAGGCAAGTTTCCCCAAAAGGCCATCATAATGTACAGCAGAATGAAAGGTACAATGGCCACCCTCCAAATTGCATAATCACAGCAAATGTGGGCTACTCTTATTAGCCCAATAACCCGGGGAAGGCACTCACAGGAAGCCCAAGCTAACATACAAGCCTCTCATTGTCATGGTAGGCACACACATACCTGACTGAGCAGCTGCCCATGAAATATGGTATTCACCACCTTTAAGACCTGTTTGGTGAGCTTCCTCTGGGAGAAGGGGATGAGGATCCGGCGTGTGGTGCCCTCAGACTCGAGTTCCTGCTGCACCTTGTGCAGCAGCTCGCAGAGAAATTCCTGCGCGTCCTGTTGGTCGTATCCGCGGAAGGCAGGGATCAGGCTCCACACTGAGTGGAGCATGGCGAAGGGCGACACTAGGGCCCACTTCCCGGACCACATGACTCGGAAGAGGGTGTGCAGTTCACGGCAGAGGGAAATGTGCTTTGAACTCGGCTCCTTGTTCTGGATGAGCTCCAGACTCCGACTAATGGAGGCCCTGCCGTTCCAGCAGAAGCCCTCCCGCTCGCATGCCTCGGCCCTGTCATTTCTCAAGGACAGCTCCGTGGCCGAGCTGTTGGTTGGCTTGCCAGAAAGCTGAGTCTTCCCGTTGGTGGCTTTGGGAAACAGATGTTCCGTTTTAGAAGGGTCAAGGTTGAGGAAACATTCTCGGAACTTCTGGAGGTGGCTGAGCACCTGGAGGATGGAGTTCATGTAGCAGGTGTTGCCCAGGTTGCGCAGGCCCGTGACGCCTGGGGCCATGGCCGGCTGGCGACGCAGCTTGAGTGTGGCGGCGGGCACTCTGCGTGAGGTAGGGAGGGCGGCGGGGCGCGAGGCAGCCGGGCCCGCGTCGCGGGGCGTGTGCAGGAGCAGCCGTGCACTCTTGCGCGGAGGGGTGCTGGCCAGCTCCTCCAGCAGCCGCCGTTTCACCTCGCGCCGCCGCCTCCGCGCCTCCTCCTTCTTGCGCTCCAGGGCCTCCTCCTGCCGCCGCTGCTCCAGCTTCGCCTGGCCCCGGGAGCTCTTCTCGAACCACAGCCGCAGCGTCCTGGCTAGCAGGCGCTGACGCCGGTACCACAGAGCCGTGAGCATCTGCGGCTGTCCCTGAGGAGCGCGCTGCGGCGG
This DNA window, taken from Pan paniscus chromosome 5, NHGRI_mPanPan1-v2.0_pri, whole genome shotgun sequence, encodes the following:
- the USP49 gene encoding ubiquitin carboxyl-terminal hydrolase 49 isoform X1, with protein sequence MDRCKHVGRLRLAQDHSILNPQKWCCLECATTESVWACLKCSHVACGRYIEDHALKHFEETGHPLAMEVRDLYVFCYLCKDYVLNDNPEGDLKLLRSSLLAVRGQKQDTPVRRGRTLRSMASGEDVVPPQRAPQGQPQMLTALWYRRQRLLARTLRLWFEKSSRGQAKLEQRRQEEALERKKEEARRRRREVKRRLLEELASTPPRKSARLLLHTPRDAGPAASRPAALPTSRRVPAATLKLRRQPAMAPGVTGLRNLGNTCYMNSILQVLSHLQKFRECFLNLDPSKTEHLFPKATNGKTQLSGKPTNSSATELSLRNDRAEACEREGFCWNGRASISRSLELIQNKEPSSKHISLCRELHTLFRVMWSGKWALVSPFAMLHSVWSLIPAFRGYDQQDAQEFLCELLHKVQQELESEGTTRRILIPFSQRKLTKQVLKVVNTIFHGQLLSQVTCISCNYKSNTIEPFWDLSLEFPERYHCIEKGFVPLNQTECLLTEMLAKFTETEALEGRIYACDQCNSKRRKSNPKPLVLSEARKQLMIYRLPQVLRLHLKRFRWSGRNHREKIGVHVVFDQVLTMEPYCCRDMLSSLDKETFAYDLSAVVMHHGKGFGSGHYTAYCYNTEGGFWVHCNDSKLNVCSVEEVCKTQAYILFYTQRTVQGNARISETHLQAQVQSSNNDEGRPQTFS
- the USP49 gene encoding ubiquitin carboxyl-terminal hydrolase 49 isoform X2, with translation MDRCKHVGRLRLAQDHSILNPQKWCCLECATTESVWACLKCSHVACGRYIEDHALKHFEETGHPLAMEVRDLYVFCYLCKDYVLNDNPEGDLKLLRSSLLAVRGQKQDTPVRRGRTLRSMASGEDVVPPQRAPQGQPQMLTALWYRRQRLLARTLRLWFEKSSRGQAKLEQRRQEEALERKKEEARRRRREVKRRLLEELASTPPRKSARLLLHTPRDAGPAASRPAALPTSRRVPAATLKLRRQPAMAPGVTGLRNLGNTCYMNSILQVLSHLQKFRECFLNLDPSKTEHLFPKATNGKTQLSGKPTNSSATELSLRNDRAEACEREGFCWNGRASISRSLELIQNKEPSSKHISLCRELHTLFRVMWSGKWALVSPFAMLHSVWSLIPAFRGYDQQDAQEFLCELLHKVQQELESEGTTRRILIPFSQRKLTKQVLKVVNTIFHGQLLSQVTCISCNYKSNTIEPFWDLSLEFPERYHCIEKGFVPLNQTECLLTEMLAKFTETEALEGRIYACDQCNSKRRKSNPKPLVLSEARKQLMIYRLPQVLRLHLKRFRWSGRNHREKIGVHVVFDQVFGSTAMTQS